ATATCATGTTTATTCCATCTTTCTGAGAAAAGCAGAATGACTTAGTAAACAAAAAAAATAATATTAATCCCGCTGTTTTATTTTTCATACAATCCCTTCTTTTTTACAAATATAAATCAAAAAGGGGGCAATCAATAATTTTGATGGCCCCCTTTTCTGTGATTAAGTAATCTGACTATTCTGTTTTGATCATCCTGATTGTTTTATTAAAGTTTTCATTTTGCAAATTCAGAATATATATACCTGCTGAAAAATCTGACCCAATTGTAAATTCATTTTCTGTTTCAGTTCTTGCTTCGATTAATTTTCCTTCAAGATCAAATACTTTTACCTGAATTGCCTTGTCATTTCCATTCGTGTATATTGTAAATGAAGAAGAGCTTGGATTGGGATATACTTTTACATCAATTGAACTGATCGTTTCTTTCTTCGTGCGCAGACCAAAACATCCAACCTGACAATATTTGGAAATCTGCATGTCAACGGTTGCACCAAGATCCCATGAAGATGCTACATACACATCTTCACCGGTAGTCACTGTAATATCATTCACAATATTTGCAGGATCGTCGTCGCCACCAACACTTGCATCAACCCATTGCAGGTCTCCGTCAACACCGCTTGCTTTTGCAATCATGTATCTGTTTCTCGGCACACTTATACCTGCATACACATTAGAGTTTCCGCCAAAATAAATATTATTGTTGATGTCGATCGTCATGCAAACTGCTACTTCTTTCAGATCATCTTCGTCGCCATCGGGAGCATTTGGAAATACACTGAAGATTGTTGCACCGGTAGCAGAATTAAATTTAGAAACTTTTACACGTTGAACTTCTCCTGACGGATTGATATTATAAAAGTCAATATCATTTCCAACCGTTACCACATTGCCATCGGGACCTATCTGAACATCTACAGGAGAAAATCCTGATGGCCCTCCTGAACTTTCATAAGAAGTTGCCCAAAGGAATGCGCCTACCGAACTGAATTTTACAACATGGAAATCTGTGCGTACCGGAATGTAATTATCGTAATCACCAACAACAAATAATTGTCCTGCCGCATTAGCAACGATCTTATAAACAACTTCGTCGCGGAAACCGGCAGTTGAATATCTGATATTATAAAGAACAGTGTTGTTCTTCTTTATTTTCACAATACGGTAATCGTAATTACTTCCGCTGGTAGTTGTTGTTCCGCCAAAATAAATGTTGTCGTTTATGTCAAGCGACATATCAGCATTCGCCGAATTACTAAGTAAATTAACATCGGCAATATTTCTTGTCCAGTCGGTATTACCATTTCCACGGTTAAGTTTTCTTACGCTTACTCCGGCAGAAGTAAGGTAACTGATGTAAAGTCCGCTTCCGTTTGCAATTGCAAATTTTACAACGAAATTGGAATAATTTTTACGCCATTTTTCCTTTGCAACTGAATTGTATTTGATCAGCGTAAAAGACGAAGGTGAATTTTCGCATAGAACATAAATAGACTGTGCATCGTCTCTTTCGATCTGCTTAACGTTGGCATTACTCAGAAAAGTATTTGCAACATTGAGTGCCATTAGAGTTCCGTCCTCATCATAAGTAGAAGTAACGATCTTCGAGCCGCCGGCAAAAACAGAAACTCCGGCAAGATATTCAAGTCCGGCTTCAGTTGTTACGTGCAAACCACGGTCATTCATTCCTCCGTCGTATCGTTTCGACCATTCGCTGTCGATCGCCGAAAGGTTAGCTTTACAAAACATGAAAGCTAAAAGCGTGAGAGTAATTTTTAATTTTTTCATGGTACGTGTGTTTAGATTTTAAAGCTATACAAATAACATCAGTAATTCAAAGCGAAATAAAAATTGTGGAAAAAAGGGGGTTATAAGATAAAATTTGTGTATTTCATTGGGCAAGAAACAAATTATGAGACGATGTTCTTATTATTCCGGTTTTATTTTTACTGTTTTGTTATCACGCAATATATTTCTCTTAATGAGTGTAAGACTTTTCATATCTATCAAGTATAATTTCCTGGGTTAAATGAATTACTCCTTAATGTTTGATTTAAGAAGATCGTTATCCAATGAATCGCCTTCAGGAAATTTTTGAGTTTTCCATTGGTTCTCCAGAATCTTATACAGCGCCCAAACAAACAATAAACCGAAAGGCAAAGCGATAAGGCTTAGAATGATGGTGTTTGATTCGACGAGATCGGTGCCAACTAATAAATCGATGATGCCAATTGCCAGTCCTCCAATAAAAGTTCCAATGTAATAAGTAGCAATGCCTAATAAGGCATACCCCCATTTGCTTTTGTTGTGTTCAACAGCCAGTTCTGAATAATATTTCCAGATGAAGTAGATGAGTAAAAATCCTAACATGGTTTTAATTTTTTTTAAGGTTAAATTTTTTATTTAAAGATTCGCGATTCATTGTTTTTGCATGTGCTTTTGTCCAATTATATTTGACAAATTATTCTGTTATGTTGTATTCTCTCCTAATTAATTTTATAAGAGAGTCTGCTGATGATTTTTGTTTTGCAGTGATGTTTGTTATGTTATTAAGTGTAGTTTGATAATACAAAATATCGACATGATATTTTGTATTATTTCCAAGGTCCTTTTTTTGTTACGTTTATAACTTCCCCGTTCTGATTAATTCTGTATAATCCACCTGCTCCGCCTAACCATAAATTTCCCTTTCGGTCTTCCATCATTCCCATAATTGAAATTGGAACTTCATAGTGTTTAAAGTCTTTGCCATCAAATCTATATACTCCATTTTTTACTGTACTTATCCATATATTATCAGATTTGTCTCTATAGATTTGGTACACATCACCATCATTAAATCCTTTTATTTCTGGAAATGAAATAATATCATTCCCTATCATTTTATTGATTCCACCCTTTCCAAATCGCTTTTGGGGATCCGGATCATCTCTTTCAGCAACTCTCGTTCCAATCCAAACGTTTCCATCTTTGTCGAATTCAATTTGGGTGACATTATTTGAGTGCAGCCCATCTTTTTTCAGGAAATGAGTAAACGAATTTCCATCATATTTACAAACGCCATAGCCGTCTCTTAGAAACCAGATATTGCCCTTGGCATCTTCACTTATACCCATTATCCAATACTTGGTATCTTCATTTATTTTGGTGTCTACTTTTGGGTAAGGAACCGGAAATGGATGAAACGCTAGTCCATCAAATTTATAGACACCATTCCAGGTGCCAACCCAAAAAACGTTCTTCCTATCAATAAGTAAATTAGCAATCATATTGCTGCCGGAGTTGGTTCCTACTAAAAAATTGGTGAAATTCTTCCCATCATATTTGGTTAAGCCCTCTCCCGTATTTAACCAAAAGATACCATTTGAATCCTCTTTTATTGCAGTAACTCTATCAGATGGCAACCCATCCTTTGTTGTAAAGTACTTTAATTTTTCACCATCATACCTTGCAATTCCATTTCCATTTGTTCCAAACCATAAATTACCTTTCGAATCTTCAAATGCACTTGTAACATATTCTCCAATTTGAGATTCAATTTCTACTTTATCTGAATCACTTTTTTTATTAGTGTTCACTCTCTTTTCTTGTAAGTTACAAGAAGCTGATAAAATTGTTAACGTTAATAGAATAATCAGCTTCATTTATTTTCTGTTTTAATATAACGCACAACGTTCCACATATTTGCTATGGGCGGGCTTTTCAGCACAAATGTTTAATCGAAAAGATACAATCTTTATGTAACCACAAACTATCTACGGAGAACGAAACCCCGCCTATTGCAAATGTGCTGTTAGCAACAGTTATTTTTACTTCGTCCAAGGTTCTTTGTCTTTAGCATTCATAAATTTTTGTCCATCATAAATACTTATTCCTTGCCAAGTGCCAAACCATAGTTGACCTTTGTGGTCCTCAAGTATACTTTGAACCACGTTTGTGGTTAATCCGTCTTTAGTTGTGAATTGGGTGAAATCTGTTCCATCGAAACGATACACTCCATATCCTTCTGCCGTAAACCATATATTACCTTTGCTATCTTCACAAAAATTATAGGTTTCTAGACCTTCAATAATTCCGTCCTTTGTGAAGTTAGTGAATGTTTTTCCATCATATTTACTTACACCACCATTAAAAGTACCAATCCAAATATTTCCTTGCTTGTCTTCTAAAATATCAAAGACATTATTGTCGGCAAGTCCATTTTTAGTTGTTAAATGAGTAAACTCCCCGTTCTTGTATTTGAAAATTCCGTTTCCATCGGTAACAAACCACATCGTTCCATTTTTGTCTTCTAAAAATTGAAAAACCAATTTTTCTGATAACATAGGTTTTGGACTTTCGACCTTTGTTTCAGGTAAGATAAAAGGTGTAAATTTTTTACCATCAAAAAGACTGACGCCTTCGCCATTACTTATCCATATCAAGCCTTTTTTATCAATACAAATACTAAAGATTTCCTCTTTTTGAAGACCGACTTCTGTCGAGTATGACGCAAATTTCTCACCATCAAATTTTACTAGTCCGGTAGAAGTTGCAAACCAAACATTGCCAGCCTTGTCTTCAACAATTTCATAAACAACTTTTAATGGGCGGAGTCCTTCGATTGAAATTTTTTGAAGTGTTTGCCCATCATACCGGATAATACCATTTCCATTTGTTCCAAACCAATAATTCCCTTTTTTGTCCTGATACATTGTCCTTACAAACTCTCTTACCATTCCATTTAAATTTGTGTGAATTTGCGGAAATGTAGTGCTTTGATTTAATATGTGTGCTTGGGTGTTTACGTCATTTTCTATTATAATATTATCCGATTTTTCTGTCACTTGTCCTGTGCTTGACGTGATTTTAAAAGTCATTAGAAGCACAAAGAGATTTCTTGCGATGAATATTTCCGTTCTTTTAATGATTGTCATAGCATCGGTTAAATAATTGTTGCTAACGGTTCTCAGCTATACGCAGGCAGGGATTTTCACCACTGAACTTCCTACGAAGAACTGAATTTCAAATATAGCACTTTTCTGTCCTACGAAGCACGAAACCCCTGCTTGCGTATAGGTGATGTTATAAGCTGGCCTTCTGTCTGTCGAAGTTGTAAAGTCCTTGTCCACTGTGAGTTTCGGTGTTGTTGTCGAGTTAAGATTGGGTCTGTTTGTGTCGGCTGTGGGTAGCGGTTTTAAAAATTTTATAAGGGAAGGAAATTTTAAAAAATAATTTTTATTTGGGTGGTAAAGGTGTAAGCTCTTTTGCAATTTTTGGTTTGTGCGTTGGCTTGTGCGAATTGCAAATGTGCTTACACCTGTGTGATGGCTATTTTCTTCTGTTTAATTTCTCTTTTGCTGTGTCCACTAAATAATAGATCATAGGTACTAAAAACACAGTCAAAATTAAAGATGATAGAAGTCCGCCAATGATTACCCAAGCAAGTCCGTTTTTCCATTCTGCTGCTGTTCCTGTTGCCATTGCAATAGGAAGCATACCAATTACCATTGAAAGGGTTGTCATTAGAATTGGTCGCATACGACCTTTTCCTGCTATGATTAAGGCTTCTTTAAAATGTTTACCTTCTGCTTTTAATTGATTGGTAAAATCCACAATTAGAATAGCATTTTTTACCACTAAGCCCATTAGCATAATTAAACCCAATAGGGCGAATAAACTCAAATTACTTAAAGATAAATTCAAAGCGAAAAAAGCCCCAATTGCTGCAACTGGTATAGAAAACAAAACTACAAATGGATAAACAAAGCTGTCATATAGTGCTACCATAATCAAGTAAATCAGCAAAAACGAAATGAGCAACACTGAACCTAATGCTCCAAAACTATCATTCTGTCTTTTGATGTCGCTACCCCAAGTCATTTGTATCCCGTTTGGTAGCGGATTTTCTTTTAGATAAGCCACTACATCATCTGCCACAGTTCCTGATGGTCTACCCAATGCGTCAGCGGTAAGTGTAATAGCGGGCTGACGGTCTTTTCGTTCCAATAATGAAGGGGAATTGTCTTGTTCAACTGTTGCAAATTGTGAAACTTCCACTGGCAAACCCATCGGATTAACAATGGAAAGTTGTTGAACATCTTCAAAGTTTTGTCGGCTAAATTCATTCAACCAAATTCTCACTGGATATTCTGTTCCGTTCTCGGTAAGTGTGGCATCATCATTTCCAGTGAACGCTGTTCTTAGGTTCAATCCAACATAAGTCGTTGTTAAACCTAATCGTTGCATTTTATCTTTGTCGGGAATTATTTTGTATTCAGGACTACCTGCTTCAACTGATAAGCGAACATTATCAGCACCTGGAATTTTTTCAATTACCGCTTTTAGTTCATCACCAGTTTTCATCACCAAATCCAAATTACTTCCGCTTAAGGTAATTTCAATGGGTGCAGAACGAGGTATTAAGCCCAATGCTGCCATTGAATAATTGATACTCGGAAATTTTGACTTCAATTCATCCCGAAGATTTTTCATAAATGTTTCGGTCGGCACATTTTTAAGTTCCTTTTTAGATTTTAATTGAATGGTAAATTCTGTTTTGTTTGCAGAACCTACACCCAAACTTCCAATGCCTGTGCTTGGTCCACCAATGTTGCTGAATACCGTTGCTACTTCGGGTTGTTGAATAATGTATGTTTCAATTTTTTGAGCAATCAAGTTATTTTGCTGAATGGAAGTTGATTTGTCAAACTCCAAAGCCATTCTGAACTTTCCTTGGTCGCCTGTTGAAATTAATTCTTTACCAATAATTCCTTGTTTCATAATGCCCAAAGTCATTACAAAAAGCAATAAAACAATTCCAGTAAAAATTAGTTTATGGCTCAAAACCCATTCTAATTGTCTACCATACCAATTGGTAAATTTTTCTAATTGATTCTCAAACCAAAGTAAGAAACGATTGAAAATATTTGTCGGTTGTAAATCTTCTTTCTTTCCAATTCGTGAAGCCAGCCAAGGTGTAAGAGTAAAACCAACCAATAAACTGGTAAGTGTAGAAGTTACTACAACAACCGAAAACTGCTTGAGCATATCAGCAACAAATACTTGTAAAAAAAGAATTGGTAAAAATACCACTACGTCAACCAGAGTGATTGATAATGCAGCAAAGCCAATTTCCATACGACCATCCATTGCAGCAGTTCGTTTATCTTTTCCTTTGTCTAAATGTTTTTGAATATTTTCTAAAACTACCACGGCATCATCTACCAAAATCCCAATGATTAAAGACATTGCAAGCAAAGTCATTAGGTTAAGTGTGTAACCCAAAAGCCACATCACCGCAAACGCTGTAACCAATGAAGTAGGAATTGCAATTATTACAATCAATGAGTTTCTTAAACTTCTTAGGAATAAAAGCATTACTAATGAAACCAATATAACCGCCAAAATCAAATCAAAAATAACAGAATTAACCGCTGCAATCGTGTTGTCGGTGCTATCGTCTGCTATAATAAATTTTACTCCTGAACTTTCATTTTGTTGTTCAATTGAATGAAATTTTTCCCGAACCGCTTTTGAAACATCTACAGCGTTTGCATCACCTTGTTTTTTCAGCATTAAACCAATGCCGTTTTTACCGTTGTAGCGACTGATGGAAGTCGTTTCTTTTATACCATCAATAACATCTGCAATATCTTTTACATAAACTGGACTTCCTAAAACAGGCATAGCCACTTGAACGTTTTTAATGTCTTTTAATGATGTAAATTTTCCAGTTAAACGAACTGAATTACTTTCTTTCTCAGTTTGCACTTTTCCAGCAGGTAAGTCTAAGCCCGAACGATTGATAGCTTCAACAACCTGAATCATTGAAATTTTATACAATTTCAGTTTGTCTTGATTTATTTTTACTTGTATTTCTCTTTCTTCTCCTCCTAAAATGGTAATTTCTGCAACACCTTTTATTTGTTGAATTTGTGGAAGATAATCGTCTTTCATTTTTTGATAAAACTCGGTGGCAGACAAATTACTTGTAGCACTGATGGACATTATCGGCAAATCATTTGGCGAAACTTTACTCATTACAGGACTTAAAATATCCTGTGGTAAATCTTTACGAATGTTGTCAATATAGCGTTGAGCATCTTGCATTGTTTTATCTAAATCTGTTCCATATTTCAGATTTGCGATGATGATGGAAGCGTTTGGTAACGACTTTGTAACCAAGTAATCTACACCTTCCAAATTGGATAAGGCATCTTCTATTTTTCGTGACACCGATGTTTCTACTTCGTTAGGTTCGGCACCAGGGTAAACAGTTTTAATTACAACTACGGGCTGATTAAAGTCGGGCATTAACTCGTAACTCAAATTTTTATAACCGATAAATCCTAATAAAGTAAATACGCTAAAAAGCACTATTATGAGCGAAGGTCGTTTGATTGAAATTTCTGTAATGTTCATTTTTCGCTGATTTTATTTAACAGTAACATTTGCACCGTCAAAAAGATTTATAAAGCCATTCGTTACAATTACATCACCTGTTTTTAAACCGCTTGACAATACTGATTTGTTCTTTATCTTTTTTGAAATAGTGATATTTTGCAAATGGGCTTTGCCATTTTTTACTATGTAAACTTGTGGTTGATTTTCGGATCCAAGAATAGAAGAGGACGAAATAATAATTCCCTTTTCTTGTATGTCGTTTTTCAAATTCACTTTGCCAAACATTCCTGATTTTATTTTCAAATCGGATGTGTTATTTACCATAAATTGAACAGGAAAACTATTACCCATATTGGATTTACTGCCTATCA
This window of the Bacteroidota bacterium genome carries:
- a CDS encoding T9SS type A sorting domain-containing protein; the protein is MKKLKITLTLLAFMFCKANLSAIDSEWSKRYDGGMNDRGLHVTTEAGLEYLAGVSVFAGGSKIVTSTYDEDGTLMALNVANTFLSNANVKQIERDDAQSIYVLCENSPSSFTLIKYNSVAKEKWRKNYSNFVVKFAIANGSGLYISYLTSAGVSVRKLNRGNGNTDWTRNIADVNLLSNSANADMSLDINDNIYFGGTTTTSGSNYDYRIVKIKKNNTVLYNIRYSTAGFRDEVVYKIVANAAGQLFVVGDYDNYIPVRTDFHVVKFSSVGAFLWATSYESSGGPSGFSPVDVQIGPDGNVVTVGNDIDFYNINPSGEVQRVKVSKFNSATGATIFSVFPNAPDGDEDDLKEVAVCMTIDINNNIYFGGNSNVYAGISVPRNRYMIAKASGVDGDLQWVDASVGGDDDPANIVNDITVTTGEDVYVASSWDLGATVDMQISKYCQVGCFGLRTKKETISSIDVKVYPNPSSSSFTIYTNGNDKAIQVKVFDLEGKLIEARTETENEFTIGSDFSAGIYILNLQNENFNKTIRMIKTE
- a CDS encoding efflux RND transporter permease subunit, which encodes MNITEISIKRPSLIIVLFSVFTLLGFIGYKNLSYELMPDFNQPVVVIKTVYPGAEPNEVETSVSRKIEDALSNLEGVDYLVTKSLPNASIIIANLKYGTDLDKTMQDAQRYIDNIRKDLPQDILSPVMSKVSPNDLPIMSISATSNLSATEFYQKMKDDYLPQIQQIKGVAEITILGGEEREIQVKINQDKLKLYKISMIQVVEAINRSGLDLPAGKVQTEKESNSVRLTGKFTSLKDIKNVQVAMPVLGSPVYVKDIADVIDGIKETTSISRYNGKNGIGLMLKKQGDANAVDVSKAVREKFHSIEQQNESSGVKFIIADDSTDNTIAAVNSVIFDLILAVILVSLVMLLFLRSLRNSLIVIIAIPTSLVTAFAVMWLLGYTLNLMTLLAMSLIIGILVDDAVVVLENIQKHLDKGKDKRTAAMDGRMEIGFAALSITLVDVVVFLPILFLQVFVADMLKQFSVVVVTSTLTSLLVGFTLTPWLASRIGKKEDLQPTNIFNRFLLWFENQLEKFTNWYGRQLEWVLSHKLIFTGIVLLLFVMTLGIMKQGIIGKELISTGDQGKFRMALEFDKSTSIQQNNLIAQKIETYIIQQPEVATVFSNIGGPSTGIGSLGVGSANKTEFTIQLKSKKELKNVPTETFMKNLRDELKSKFPSINYSMAALGLIPRSAPIEITLSGSNLDLVMKTGDELKAVIEKIPGADNVRLSVEAGSPEYKIIPDKDKMQRLGLTTTYVGLNLRTAFTGNDDATLTENGTEYPVRIWLNEFSRQNFEDVQQLSIVNPMGLPVEVSQFATVEQDNSPSLLERKDRQPAITLTADALGRPSGTVADDVVAYLKENPLPNGIQMTWGSDIKRQNDSFGALGSVLLISFLLIYLIMVALYDSFVYPFVVLFSIPVAAIGAFFALNLSLSNLSLFALLGLIMLMGLVVKNAILIVDFTNQLKAEGKHFKEALIIAGKGRMRPILMTTLSMVIGMLPIAMATGTAAEWKNGLAWVIIGGLLSSLILTVFLVPMIYYLVDTAKEKLNRRK